A segment of the Candidatus Methylomirabilota bacterium genome:
CGGCCCTCGAGGCGCGCGAGGCGGCGCCCTGGCGCGCCCGACCCAGGGCCACTGCGACGTGCCGCTGGTCTTCCAGATCGAGTCAGGCGCGTACGGCCCCACGCGCCTCGACAGCATTCACGCGGCGCTCGTGGTGCACACGCCGGGCGTGATGGGCGACGGCAACTGGACGGCCGGGCTCTACCTTGACGAGCGGGCCAGCGCGGAGCAGCGCCAGGGGCTGGAGGCAATCTTCACCGGGCGCGCCGGCGGCGTGATGGCGGTCGTGACCAGCTTCATCTCGACCTGGCTGCCGACCCGCGTGGCGCCGATCCGCTTCGGCCAGGAGGGACGGCGACGCTCGGCGTCGATCCCGGGGATCCTGGACGTCGAGATCGAGGGCCTCGAAGGACGCGACGGAAAGTCAGAGGTCTGGCTCGAGAACGTCAAGCACTTCGTCTCGCCGCGCCTGGCCGCCGCCCGGGCCACGCGCTCGTCCTACAAGGACCACACCTTCGTGTGGAACCACACCGGCCGCAACAGCCACTATGCCGCCTTCGAATGGACCGGCGGGTAGCCGTTGCTTACCGAACAGCCTCGCCGAGCCCGCTCGGGCAGGCCACGCCGGTGCCGCCCAGGCCGCAGTAGCCCCACGGCTTCTTGGCGAGGTACTGCTGGTGGTAGTCCTCGGCGTAGAAGAACTCCGGCGCCTCGGCGATCTCGGTGGTGATTCGTCCGTAGCCGGCCTCGGCGAGCACGCGCTGGTAGGCGTCGCGCGCGGCCTCGGCGAGCTTCCGCTGCTCGGGCGAGTAGCAGTAGAGGGCCGAGCGGTACTGGGTGCCGACGTCGTTGCCCTGGCGCATGCCCTGGGTGGGATCGTGGCTCTCCCAGAACGCCTTGAGGAGCGCGCCGTAGCTCACGATCTTCGGGTCGAACACCACGCGCACGACCTCGGCGTGGCCGGTGAGCCCGGTGCAGAGCTCCTCGTAGGTCGCGTTCGGCGTGAGGCCGCCGGCGTAGCCCGCGGCCGTCGAGTAGACGCCGGGGATCGCCCAGAACCGCTTCTCGGCGCCCCAGAAGCAGCCGAGGCCGAACGTCGCCATCTCGAGGCCCGCC
Coding sequences within it:
- a CDS encoding DUF1326 domain-containing protein — protein: MADKWRIKGEYLESCNCELLCPCLLGPRGARGGALARPTQGHCDVPLVFQIESGAYGPTRLDSIHAALVVHTPGVMGDGNWTAGLYLDERASAEQRQGLEAIFTGRAGGVMAVVTSFISTWLPTRVAPIRFGQEGRRRSASIPGILDVEIEGLEGRDGKSEVWLENVKHFVSPRLAAARATRSSYKDHTFVWNHTGRNSHYAAFEWTGG
- the msrA gene encoding peptide-methionine (S)-S-oxide reductase MsrA; its protein translation is MGSKLVIPTREQALPGRAERMPVPAKHYVNGNPLEPPFPAGLEMATFGLGCFWGAEKRFWAIPGVYSTAAGYAGGLTPNATYEELCTGLTGHAEVVRVVFDPKIVSYGALLKAFWESHDPTQGMRQGNDVGTQYRSALYCYSPEQRKLAEAARDAYQRVLAEAGYGRITTEIAEAPEFFYAEDYHQQYLAKKPWGYCGLGGTGVACPSGLGEAVR